In a single window of the Thermoanaerobacter uzonensis DSM 18761 genome:
- a CDS encoding ATP-binding protein: MNENIIHEILKEYEMKRDTALKDALYRKNKLYKEIPELEKIEEEIKNVGIEITQSIFKEPEKGKELLNLLKERLNKLKKKKAYLLESNGYPEDYLEPKYECNVCKDTGYVNGKRCRCFYQKLINIYYKQSSIAEILKKENFSNFNFEYYSDKPFGDKPSPRSNMKNIVEFSLNFIKNFETTAESLFFYGDSGLGKTFLANCIAKELLDRGKSVIYRTAPDLIEGLRINKLNADSSSYNEYLELLKECDLLIIDDLGTESITAFSLQEFFNILNTRLLLGKKFIISTNLPLSEIMSIYPERIYSRIFGHFKLLNFYGEDIRLKRKMII, from the coding sequence ATGAATGAAAACATCATCCATGAAATCCTTAAAGAATATGAAATGAAAAGAGATACGGCTTTGAAAGATGCCCTTTATCGTAAGAACAAGCTTTATAAAGAAATTCCCGAACTCGAAAAAATTGAGGAAGAAATTAAGAACGTAGGAATCGAAATAACTCAATCAATTTTTAAAGAACCTGAAAAGGGAAAAGAACTTTTAAATCTTTTAAAAGAGAGGTTAAATAAATTAAAAAAGAAGAAGGCTTATCTATTAGAATCTAATGGATATCCTGAAGATTATCTAGAACCTAAATACGAATGCAACGTATGCAAAGATACAGGATATGTAAATGGAAAGCGATGTAGATGTTTTTACCAAAAACTTATAAATATTTACTATAAACAATCAAGTATAGCAGAAATACTTAAAAAAGAGAATTTCTCTAATTTTAATTTCGAATATTATTCAGACAAACCCTTCGGAGATAAGCCTTCTCCAAGAAGCAACATGAAAAATATTGTAGAGTTTTCTCTTAATTTTATAAAAAATTTTGAAACTACCGCTGAAAGTCTTTTTTTCTATGGAGACTCGGGTCTTGGCAAAACATTTCTCGCTAATTGTATAGCAAAGGAACTATTAGATAGAGGTAAAAGTGTGATATATCGAACAGCGCCAGATTTAATTGAAGGTTTGAGAATAAACAAGCTTAATGCTGATAGCAGTAGTTATAATGAATATTTGGAATTGTTAAAAGAATGTGATCTCCTTATAATCGACGATTTGGGAACAGAGTCCATAACTGCTTTTAGTTTGCAGGAATTTTTTAATATTTTAAATACAAGATTGTTGCTTGGCAAAAAATTTATTATTTCTACAAATTTACCTCTATCAGAAATAATGTCAATTTACCCTGAAAGAATTTATTCACGAATATTCGGCCATTTTAAACTGCTTAATTTCTACGGTGAAGATATAAGACTAAAACGAAAAATGATAATTTAA